From a region of the Paracoccus sp. TOH genome:
- a CDS encoding M23 family metallopeptidase — MAEVDPRFRQMGKGARRRRRRVSALRGGAAALVLTGLGAWLGPMLAPRVSALLTPGADPAMVQVESQFDIAPVVRGDTFTDIPGDPIIIPPPEAGEGEGARQLPAPAALAVSGRVPGRAAQLALLDSALVPRDRQLVAALPSTREEFALFQAERGRERLMNASLALPGSGAAAPDPASGIVFLRAAANRTPLWRETILETARDTTVQALLTENGFDADSASRLAERLQSQLSLPGGLPRGAVLALRWRPRDGGREVVQLSLYGPQGYLGSLALSAAGQLAAAADAWADQPLLQDAMARAGTPAPQGQQRLLDVIYSAALRGDVPPEVIGEALALMSQVFDLDGYADPEDRLTLIYADGAADRPGAVLFVGISGPSGDKPCYVVPADEGFECYAPGARVRRPDASDGLLQPVGGVLSQRFVPPSAGGEAETGRGQVVWTAPQGSPVMAAAAGRITALDGDSVEISHADGLLSRYLGLAAVTPDLARGAEIARGAVLGRAGLPPGRSEPGLAFQLVQDGRPVDPLPLLGGGGEVLASDSIEALIGHIIRVESGGDATAKNPRSTATGLGQFIEGTWLRMMRSYRPDLVATLGARELLDLRLDPALSRQMVRHLAQENEAYLRARGHGISAGRLYLAHFLGPAGADLALRADPAQSVESVMGPAVVGANPFLRRWSIADLRNWAERRMSGPAGAAAPVQTMPAQPLTAELRSFVAEMDRLRRKGQG; from the coding sequence ATGGCCGAGGTCGATCCCCGTTTCCGGCAGATGGGCAAGGGCGCGCGCCGCCGCCGTCGCCGCGTTTCGGCCCTGCGGGGCGGGGCGGCGGCGCTGGTTTTGACCGGGCTGGGGGCTTGGCTTGGGCCGATGCTGGCGCCGCGCGTTTCGGCCCTGCTGACACCCGGTGCGGACCCGGCCATGGTGCAGGTGGAATCGCAGTTCGACATCGCACCGGTGGTGCGCGGCGACACCTTCACCGACATTCCCGGCGACCCGATCATCATCCCGCCCCCGGAAGCGGGCGAGGGCGAGGGCGCGCGGCAACTGCCGGCGCCGGCGGCATTGGCCGTCTCGGGACGGGTGCCGGGGCGGGCGGCGCAGCTTGCGCTTCTGGACAGCGCGCTGGTGCCGCGGGACCGGCAACTGGTCGCCGCTTTGCCTTCGACGCGCGAGGAATTCGCGCTGTTCCAGGCCGAACGCGGCCGCGAGCGGCTGATGAATGCCAGCCTGGCCCTGCCGGGCTCTGGCGCGGCGGCGCCCGATCCCGCCTCGGGCATCGTCTTCCTGCGCGCCGCCGCCAACCGCACGCCGCTGTGGCGCGAGACGATCCTCGAGACCGCGCGCGACACCACGGTCCAGGCGCTGCTGACCGAGAACGGCTTCGACGCCGACAGCGCGTCGCGTCTGGCCGAGCGGCTGCAAAGCCAGCTTTCCCTGCCGGGCGGATTGCCGCGGGGCGCCGTGCTGGCGCTGCGCTGGCGGCCCCGCGACGGCGGCCGCGAGGTGGTCCAGCTGTCGCTTTACGGTCCCCAGGGCTATCTGGGCTCGCTGGCGCTGTCGGCGGCCGGCCAGCTGGCGGCGGCGGCGGATGCCTGGGCCGACCAGCCGCTGCTGCAGGACGCCATGGCCCGAGCCGGCACCCCGGCGCCGCAGGGCCAGCAGCGGCTGCTGGACGTGATCTATTCGGCGGCGCTGCGCGGCGACGTGCCGCCCGAGGTCATCGGCGAGGCGCTGGCGCTGATGTCGCAGGTCTTCGACCTGGACGGCTATGCCGATCCCGAGGACCGGTTGACGCTGATCTATGCCGACGGCGCCGCCGACCGGCCGGGCGCGGTGCTGTTCGTGGGCATCAGCGGCCCATCGGGCGACAAGCCCTGCTATGTGGTGCCTGCCGATGAGGGATTCGAGTGCTACGCGCCGGGCGCGCGCGTCCGGCGGCCGGATGCTTCGGACGGGCTGTTGCAGCCGGTGGGCGGCGTGCTGTCGCAGCGTTTCGTCCCGCCTTCGGCCGGTGGAGAGGCCGAGACGGGCCGCGGGCAGGTCGTCTGGACCGCGCCGCAGGGCAGCCCCGTGATGGCCGCCGCCGCCGGCCGCATCACCGCGCTGGACGGCGATTCGGTCGAGATCAGCCATGCGGACGGGCTGCTTAGCCGCTATCTGGGCCTTGCCGCCGTCACCCCGGATCTTGCCCGGGGGGCCGAGATCGCCCGCGGCGCGGTGCTGGGCCGGGCCGGCCTGCCGCCCGGCCGGTCCGAGCCGGGTCTGGCCTTCCAGCTTGTGCAGGACGGCCGGCCGGTCGATCCCCTGCCCCTGCTGGGCGGCGGCGGCGAGGTGCTGGCCTCGGATTCCATCGAAGCGCTGATCGGGCATATCATCCGGGTGGAAAGCGGCGGCGACGCCACGGCGAAGAACCCGCGCTCGACCGCGACCGGCCTTGGCCAGTTCATCGAGGGCACCTGGCTGCGGATGATGCGCAGCTATCGCCCGGACCTGGTCGCGACGCTGGGCGCGCGCGAGCTGCTGGACCTGCGGCTCGACCCGGCGCTGTCGCGGCAGATGGTCCGCCACCTGGCGCAGGAGAACGAGGCCTATCTGCGCGCGCGCGGCCACGGCATCTCGGCCGGGCGGCTGTATCTGGCGCATTTCCTGGGCCCTGCCGGGGCCGACCTGGCGCTGCGCGCCGACCCGGCGCAATCGGTGGAAAGCGTGATGGGGCCGGCGGTGGTCGGCGCGAACCCCTTCCTGCGGCGCTGGTCCATCGCCGACCTGCGCAACTGGGCCGAGCGCCGCATGAGCGGACCGGCAGGCGCGGCGGCGCCGGTCCAGACCATGCCCGCGCAGCCGCTGACCGCCGAGTTGCGATCCTTCGTCGCCGAAATGGACCGCCTGCGGCGCAAAGGACAGGGTTGA